Proteins encoded by one window of Companilactobacillus ginsenosidimutans:
- the frr gene encoding ribosome recycling factor, translating to MSENIAISTSKEKMNNSIDVLNRELANIRAGKANASILSNVKVQYYGTEVPLNQVASINIPEARVLLITPYDKTALDDIEHGINSSDLGLNPANDGDVIRLVIPQLTGERRQEIAKKVGKEAEDARVAVRNVRREGMDSIKKQLKKTDISEDDYHDIEKLIQKVTDDAVDRINKLAEAKEKEITEG from the coding sequence ATGAGTGAGAATATTGCTATTTCAACTTCAAAAGAAAAAATGAATAACTCTATTGATGTATTAAATAGAGAATTGGCCAACATCCGTGCAGGAAAAGCTAATGCATCAATCTTGAGTAATGTAAAAGTTCAGTATTATGGAACAGAAGTACCTCTTAACCAAGTTGCTTCTATTAACATTCCTGAAGCTCGTGTCCTATTGATTACACCTTACGATAAAACTGCACTTGATGATATTGAACATGGTATCAATTCCTCTGATTTGGGATTGAACCCAGCAAATGATGGGGACGTTATTCGTTTAGTAATTCCTCAACTAACTGGTGAACGTAGACAAGAAATTGCCAAGAAGGTTGGTAAAGAAGCAGAAGACGCACGTGTTGCTGTTAGAAATGTCCGTCGTGAAGGTATGGATTCTATCAAAAAGCAATTGAAGAAAACGGATATTTCTGAAGATGACTACCATGATATTGAAAAACTAATTCAAAAAGTCACTGATGATGCTGTTGATCGTATTAACAAACTTGCAGAAGCAAAAGAAAAGGAAATCACCGAAGGATAA
- the pyrH gene encoding UMP kinase has translation MPEIKYNRVILKVSGEALAGDKGFGINPPVIKQVAEQIKSIHDLGVQIAIVCGGGNIWRGETGAEMGMDRAQADYMGMMATVMNGLALQDGLEQLDVPTRVQTSIEMRQVAEPYIRRKAVRHLEKGRVVIFAGGTGNPYFSTDTTAVLRAAEIEADVILMAKNNVDGVYSADPQKDPNAKKYDELTQLELINKNLGVMDSTASSLSMDNNIPLIVFNLNKPENIRKVVQGDNIGTIIKGGTK, from the coding sequence ATGCCTGAAATTAAATACAATCGAGTAATTCTTAAAGTATCTGGCGAAGCATTGGCCGGAGATAAAGGGTTTGGAATCAATCCGCCCGTAATAAAACAAGTAGCAGAGCAAATTAAAAGTATCCACGATCTAGGTGTTCAAATTGCCATTGTTTGTGGTGGTGGAAATATTTGGCGTGGTGAAACTGGTGCTGAAATGGGAATGGATCGTGCCCAAGCAGATTATATGGGTATGATGGCAACTGTAATGAATGGTCTAGCATTACAAGATGGACTTGAGCAGTTAGACGTTCCAACTCGCGTTCAGACTTCAATTGAGATGCGTCAGGTAGCTGAGCCATACATTCGAAGAAAAGCTGTTAGACACTTAGAGAAAGGCCGTGTAGTGATTTTTGCTGGTGGTACTGGTAATCCATACTTCTCTACAGATACAACAGCCGTATTACGAGCCGCAGAAATTGAAGCAGATGTAATCTTAATGGCTAAGAATAATGTTGACGGTGTTTATTCAGCTGATCCTCAAAAAGATCCTAATGCTAAGAAGTATGATGAATTAACGCAATTGGAACTTATCAACAAAAATCTTGGAGTTATGGACTCAACAGCTTCATCATTGTCAATGGATAACAACATACCATTGATTGTATTTAACTTGAACAAGCCAGAAAATATTAGAAAGGTTGTACAAGGTGATAACATCGGTACAATCATTAAGGGTGGTACAAAATAA
- the tsf gene encoding translation elongation factor Ts, whose amino-acid sequence MAAKITAAQVKELRDKTSVGMMDAKKALVSTDGDMQKAIDELREKGIAKAAKKGDRIAAEGLAHIEISGNKAAVIEVNSETDFVSSNDKFKNLVNEIGKAIVENEPKNMDEALALKVSEGTINDAVTGLTAVIGEKITLRRFKVLDKTDSQVFGSYLHNGGLIAAVTILEGSDEEAAKDVAMHVAAVNPSYIDRDSVPSDVLEHEKKIFTEETKAEGKPEKIIPRIVEGRVNKFLSEISLADQEFVKDSDMTVQQFVESKNSKLVDYVRYEVGEGIEKPKEDFAEEVKNQMK is encoded by the coding sequence ATGGCTGCTAAAATTACTGCTGCTCAAGTTAAAGAATTACGTGATAAGACAAGTGTTGGTATGATGGATGCTAAAAAAGCTTTAGTATCTACTGACGGAGATATGCAAAAAGCTATCGACGAACTTCGTGAAAAGGGTATCGCTAAAGCTGCCAAGAAGGGTGATCGTATTGCTGCTGAAGGTTTGGCACATATCGAAATCTCTGGCAACAAGGCTGCCGTTATTGAAGTTAACTCTGAAACTGACTTCGTTTCATCAAACGATAAGTTCAAAAATCTTGTAAACGAGATTGGTAAAGCTATCGTTGAAAATGAACCAAAGAATATGGACGAAGCACTTGCACTTAAAGTTTCAGAAGGAACTATCAATGATGCTGTAACTGGTCTTACTGCTGTTATTGGTGAGAAGATTACTTTGAGACGTTTCAAAGTTCTCGACAAGACAGATTCACAAGTATTCGGTTCATACCTACATAATGGTGGTTTAATTGCTGCTGTTACAATTCTTGAAGGTTCAGATGAAGAAGCTGCTAAAGACGTTGCTATGCACGTTGCAGCCGTAAATCCTAGTTACATTGATCGTGACAGTGTTCCTAGTGATGTACTTGAACATGAAAAGAAGATCTTCACTGAAGAAACAAAAGCTGAAGGCAAACCTGAAAAGATTATCCCTCGTATCGTTGAGGGTCGTGTAAACAAGTTCCTTTCAGAAATTAGTTTGGCTGATCAAGAGTTTGTTAAGGACTCTGACATGACAGTTCAACAATTTGTTGAATCAAAGAACAGCAAGCTTGTTGATTACGTTCGCTATGAAGTTGGCGAAGGTATCGAAAAGCCTAAGGAAGATTTTGCTGAAGAAGTTAAAAATCAAATGAAATAG
- the rpsB gene encoding 30S ribosomal protein S2, protein MSVISMKQLLEAGVHFGHQTRRWNPKMKPFIFTQRNGIYIIDLQKTVRMIDDAYNYMKAVAGDDGIFLFVGTKKQAQDAIEEEATRAGQYYVNHRWLGGTLTNWNTIQKRIKRLKEIKAMSEDGTFERLPKKEVALLEKQEAKLEKFLGGIEDMPRIPDVMFIVDSHKENIAVNEAKKLNIPIVAMVDTNTDPDDIDVIIPSNDDAIRAVRLIVSKMADAIVEGKQGEDSVSSEVFAKDGAKNEGESIENVAENADNETANDNK, encoded by the coding sequence ATGTCAGTTATTTCAATGAAACAACTTCTTGAAGCCGGTGTACATTTCGGTCACCAAACAAGACGTTGGAACCCTAAGATGAAGCCTTTCATCTTTACACAAAGAAATGGTATTTATATCATTGATTTGCAAAAAACAGTACGCATGATTGATGATGCATACAACTATATGAAAGCCGTTGCTGGTGATGACGGTATCTTCTTGTTTGTTGGTACTAAGAAACAAGCACAAGATGCTATTGAAGAAGAAGCAACACGTGCTGGTCAATACTATGTTAACCACCGTTGGTTAGGTGGTACTTTGACTAACTGGAACACAATCCAAAAACGTATTAAGAGATTAAAGGAAATCAAAGCAATGTCAGAAGACGGTACATTTGAACGTCTTCCTAAGAAAGAAGTTGCTTTGTTAGAAAAACAAGAAGCAAAACTTGAAAAATTCCTTGGTGGTATCGAAGATATGCCAAGAATTCCTGATGTTATGTTTATTGTTGATTCACATAAAGAAAACATTGCTGTTAACGAAGCTAAGAAACTTAACATTCCTATCGTTGCTATGGTTGATACAAATACTGACCCTGACGATATTGATGTTATCATCCCATCAAACGATGACGCTATCCGTGCCGTACGTTTGATTGTTTCAAAGATGGCTGATGCTATCGTTGAAGGTAAACAAGGTGAAGATTCAGTATCTAGCGAAGTTTTTGCTAAAGATGGTGCAAAAAATGAAGGCGAATCAATTGAAAATGTAGCCGAAAACGCTGATAATGAAACTGCTAACGATAATAAATAA
- a CDS encoding GIY-YIG nuclease family protein: MNDKGYFVYILLCADGTFYTGTSNDVDKRVKTHNSGKGAKYTKTRRPVKLLYTEKLTDKSAALKREIEIKKLSRMKKEKLLDMNGINWR; this comes from the coding sequence ATGAATGATAAAGGGTATTTCGTGTATATATTATTATGCGCAGATGGAACTTTCTATACAGGTACATCAAATGATGTTGATAAGAGAGTTAAAACTCACAATAGCGGTAAAGGTGCAAAATATACAAAAACAAGGCGTCCAGTTAAACTTCTTTATACTGAAAAATTAACTGATAAATCGGCAGCTTTGAAAAGAGAAATCGAAATAAAAAAATTAAGCCGTATGAAAAAAGAAAAGCTATTGGATATGAATGGAATAAATTGGCGGTAA
- a CDS encoding tRNA1(Val) (adenine(37)-N6)-methyltransferase → MTKISKDIIANSGIVINQDKDLYSFNLDTILLYNFVNPTKKGKLVDLCSGNGAIGLTLASETPVQIYLVEIQKQLADLAKLSIKENNLSEQVYSINDDLKNIQKYIDHDTVDTIVCNPPYFKSKSDTKLKDNPVLAIARHELKTDLNEILHNSMILLKQNAHIFMVYRPDRLSDLLTAMNNNMIQPKRIRFVRTQTDSIANLVLVDAIKTIKSAALEVLPDLVMYDGDKLTKEAKDILNE, encoded by the coding sequence ATGACTAAAATCTCAAAAGATATTATAGCAAATAGTGGAATTGTAATAAACCAAGATAAAGATCTGTATTCATTCAATCTCGATACAATTCTACTCTATAATTTTGTAAATCCTACAAAAAAAGGTAAGTTGGTTGATCTTTGTTCTGGAAATGGTGCAATTGGATTAACACTGGCTTCAGAAACACCAGTTCAAATCTACCTGGTTGAAATACAAAAGCAATTAGCGGACTTGGCAAAACTTAGCATCAAGGAAAACAATCTTTCTGAACAAGTTTATTCCATTAATGATGACTTGAAAAACATTCAAAAATATATTGACCACGATACTGTTGATACTATTGTTTGTAACCCACCATATTTCAAGTCTAAATCTGATACCAAATTAAAAGATAACCCTGTTTTGGCGATTGCAAGGCACGAGCTCAAAACTGATTTGAATGAAATACTACATAATTCAATGATTTTATTAAAGCAAAATGCTCATATTTTTATGGTTTATCGTCCGGATAGACTTTCTGATTTGTTGACTGCAATGAACAATAACATGATACAGCCCAAGAGAATAAGATTTGTTAGAACACAAACTGACAGCATAGCCAATTTAGTGTTGGTAGATGCTATCAAAACTATTAAATCGGCTGCACTAGAGGTCTTGCCAGATTTAGTAATGTATGACGGTGACAAGCTGACAAAGGAGGCCAAAGATATATTAAATGAATGA
- a CDS encoding lysophospholipid acyltransferase family protein, which yields MFYKFIRQVARFVVFVVNGRFKIIGKENLPDKPYIIVAPHRTWWEPIFFALAISPKEATFMAKIELFKNPILRYILVHAHAFPVDRKHPGPSVIKTPVKALKNKGQVLIMFPSGTRYSEELRGGASLIAKLSKAPLVPMVYQGPLKFSDLLKHKNVTIGVGPEIDFNFKAKLTDEQTQKVNQDMEIAWKQIDTNINPDFKYIPDPQKKEFED from the coding sequence ATGTTCTATAAGTTTATTCGACAAGTTGCACGTTTTGTCGTTTTCGTAGTGAACGGTCGATTCAAAATTATTGGAAAAGAAAACCTTCCAGACAAACCATATATAATTGTTGCACCTCATAGAACCTGGTGGGAACCAATCTTCTTTGCTCTGGCAATCTCACCTAAAGAAGCAACCTTTATGGCAAAAATTGAATTATTCAAAAATCCAATTTTACGATATATTCTGGTCCACGCTCATGCTTTCCCGGTAGACCGCAAACATCCAGGACCATCTGTAATCAAGACTCCTGTCAAGGCTCTGAAGAACAAGGGCCAAGTACTAATAATGTTCCCATCCGGAACTAGATATTCAGAAGAATTACGTGGAGGTGCCTCGTTAATTGCTAAATTATCAAAAGCACCATTGGTTCCAATGGTATATCAAGGACCACTTAAATTCTCTGATTTGTTAAAACACAAAAACGTAACTATTGGGGTTGGTCCTGAAATCGACTTTAATTTTAAAGCAAAACTAACTGATGAACAAACCCAAAAAGTTAACCAAGATATGGAAATTGCTTGGAAGCAAATTGATACAAACATTAATCCAGACTTTAAATATATTCCAGATCCACAAAAAAAGGAATTTGAAGATTAA
- the purD gene encoding phosphoribosylamine--glycine ligase, giving the protein MKILVVGSGAREDAICQSLQKSDRYNDVYCAPGNAGMKLSGIQTVGINEMEFTKLADFAIENDVNYTVVGPEQPLVEGIVDYFHERGLRIFGPDKKAAQIEGSKTFTKNLMKNANVPTAFFQEFTDFGLAIEYVEKTDKFPIVIKANGLASGKGVFIVESLDAAIDVLHDLLKDHQFGTEKVVIEEYLQGEEFSLMAFVNGSNFYPMPIAQDYKRALDGDQGLNTGGMGAVCPVENISSDVVYSAYKHVLKPFVRQMEAEEVSYTGVLYAGLIMTANGLRVIEFNVRFGDPETEVVLPRLKSDLSKVIDNLLLNEDVDDITWRDHGLDLGVFVASNGYPTNPEMGKSIGTKEQFTDTQLEINFAGVNENDGELITDGGRLYLVHTHAHTLLNAQDKVYSYLENVDTTNVFYRKDIGHNSN; this is encoded by the coding sequence ATGAAAATATTAGTAGTTGGATCAGGCGCAAGAGAAGATGCCATTTGTCAATCGCTGCAAAAGTCTGATCGATACAACGATGTGTATTGCGCACCAGGAAATGCGGGAATGAAGCTTTCTGGGATACAGACTGTTGGAATTAATGAAATGGAATTTACTAAATTAGCAGATTTTGCGATTGAAAATGACGTTAACTACACTGTCGTCGGTCCAGAACAGCCTTTAGTTGAAGGTATTGTTGATTATTTTCATGAACGAGGGTTAAGAATCTTTGGACCTGATAAGAAAGCGGCTCAAATTGAGGGTTCAAAAACGTTTACGAAGAATTTGATGAAGAATGCAAATGTCCCAACGGCGTTCTTTCAAGAGTTTACTGACTTTGGACTTGCAATCGAATATGTTGAAAAAACTGATAAATTTCCAATAGTTATTAAGGCAAATGGATTAGCTAGTGGTAAAGGTGTTTTTATCGTTGAGAGTCTAGATGCTGCGATTGATGTTCTCCATGATTTGTTAAAAGATCATCAATTTGGTACAGAAAAGGTAGTTATTGAAGAATATCTTCAAGGTGAAGAATTTTCTTTAATGGCATTTGTAAATGGATCCAACTTTTATCCAATGCCTATTGCGCAAGACTACAAACGTGCTTTGGATGGCGATCAAGGATTAAACACGGGTGGAATGGGTGCTGTTTGTCCAGTTGAAAACATTTCAAGCGATGTCGTCTATTCTGCATACAAACACGTTCTGAAGCCTTTTGTTAGACAAATGGAAGCTGAAGAAGTTAGTTATACTGGCGTTCTTTACGCAGGTCTAATCATGACTGCAAATGGACTACGTGTAATTGAGTTTAATGTTCGATTTGGTGATCCTGAGACAGAAGTAGTACTACCAAGGTTGAAATCAGATTTATCAAAAGTAATCGATAATTTGCTTTTAAATGAAGATGTTGATGATATTACTTGGCGAGATCACGGATTGGATCTGGGGGTTTTTGTTGCAAGTAATGGATATCCAACTAATCCTGAAATGGGCAAGTCAATCGGAACCAAGGAACAGTTCACAGACACTCAGCTTGAAATAAATTTTGCTGGGGTAAATGAAAATGATGGTGAACTTATTACTGACGGTGGGCGATTGTATCTGGTTCATACACATGCACACACATTATTAAATGCTCAAGATAAGGTTTATTCATATTTGGAAAATGTTGACACAACGAATGTTTTCTACAGGAAAGACATTGGACATAATTCAAACTAA
- the purH gene encoding bifunctional phosphoribosylaminoimidazolecarboxamide formyltransferase/IMP cyclohydrolase produces MKNALISVSDKTGIVEFAKGLIEEGYSIISTGGTYKKLQESGIDVTEIDEVTGFPEILDGRVKTLHPKVHAGLLAKRSNKEHMDTLKKLGINTIDLVCVNLYPFKETISKGDVELPDAIEQIDIGGPSMLRSASKNFASVYVVVDKDDYSSVLEEIKKDDDTQVEFRQKLAAKAFRHTAEYDGIISGYLTDISGIEFPETKTIPLEFKQSLRYGENSHQAAAFYKNSMSTDYSIASAKQLHGKELSYNNIRDADAAIKIVSDFDTPCVVALKHMNPCGVGVDDHDIYAAWQKAYAADTMSIFGGIVVVNREVDEKIATEMHNIFLEIVIAPSFSAKALEILESKKNIRLMTLDFSKVKESDKYEFLSVLGGALVQERDTVVDSFDDFEVVTEKQPTDEEKKALLFAQKVVKHVKSNAITVTTTDMTLGIGAGQMNRIGSAKIAIQEAEDNDNVKTPFVMGSDAFFPMDDCVEFAAEHGITAIIQPGGSIHDQDSIDMANKYGIAMVTTGRRHFKH; encoded by the coding sequence ATGAAAAATGCTCTTATCAGCGTTTCAGACAAAACTGGAATTGTAGAATTTGCTAAAGGATTAATTGAAGAAGGTTATTCAATTATTTCAACTGGTGGAACTTATAAAAAGTTACAAGAGTCTGGAATTGATGTAACTGAAATTGATGAAGTTACAGGATTTCCAGAAATTCTTGATGGACGTGTTAAAACGTTACATCCTAAGGTTCATGCAGGTTTGCTTGCTAAACGCTCAAATAAAGAACATATGGATACTTTGAAAAAACTTGGAATCAATACAATTGATCTAGTATGTGTGAACTTATATCCATTCAAAGAAACAATTTCTAAAGGGGATGTCGAGTTACCAGATGCAATTGAACAAATTGATATCGGTGGTCCTTCAATGTTACGTTCAGCATCAAAAAACTTTGCAAGTGTATATGTAGTTGTTGACAAAGACGATTACAGTTCAGTACTTGAAGAAATAAAAAAAGATGATGATACACAAGTTGAATTTAGACAAAAACTTGCTGCTAAAGCATTTAGACATACTGCAGAATATGATGGAATTATTTCTGGTTATTTAACTGATATTTCAGGAATTGAATTTCCTGAAACAAAGACAATCCCATTAGAATTTAAGCAATCATTACGTTATGGTGAGAACTCACATCAAGCTGCAGCATTCTATAAGAATTCAATGTCGACAGACTATTCAATTGCGTCTGCAAAGCAATTACACGGTAAGGAACTTTCATACAACAACATTCGTGATGCTGATGCCGCTATTAAAATTGTTTCTGACTTCGACACACCATGTGTTGTAGCACTTAAACATATGAATCCTTGTGGCGTTGGTGTTGATGATCATGATATTTATGCAGCTTGGCAAAAAGCTTATGCCGCTGATACAATGTCAATCTTTGGTGGAATTGTCGTTGTAAATCGCGAGGTTGATGAAAAAATTGCTACTGAAATGCATAATATTTTCTTGGAAATTGTAATTGCACCAAGCTTCTCAGCTAAAGCATTAGAGATACTTGAAAGTAAGAAGAATATTCGTTTAATGACCTTAGACTTTAGCAAAGTCAAAGAATCTGACAAGTATGAATTCTTATCAGTGCTTGGCGGTGCTTTGGTTCAAGAACGAGATACAGTAGTTGATAGCTTCGATGATTTTGAAGTTGTGACTGAAAAGCAACCTACTGATGAAGAGAAAAAAGCGTTGTTATTTGCTCAAAAAGTTGTTAAACACGTCAAAAGTAATGCAATTACCGTTACAACTACTGATATGACACTGGGCATTGGTGCAGGACAAATGAACCGTATTGGTTCAGCAAAAATTGCCATCCAGGAAGCAGAAGATAATGATAATGTTAAAACTCCGTTTGTTATGGGTTCTGATGCATTCTTCCCAATGGATGACTGTGTTGAATTTGCGGCAGAACATGGAATTACAGCAATTATTCAACCAGGTGGATCAATTCACGATCAAGATTCGATTGATATGGCTAACAAATATGGAATCGCAATGGTTACAACAGGAAGAAGACACTTCAAGCACTAA
- the purN gene encoding phosphoribosylglycinamide formyltransferase: MRVAVFASGNGTNFEALADDEALKTAGLDIVILVCDKPNAPVLDKARQRGIPVFVNQLKNYSDRHEYEQAIVDKLSALDIEYILLAGYMKVITSTLLSKYQSKIINIHPSILPKYSGLESIERAFNAGEKETGVTVHYIDDGVDTGPIIRQATVPIYEDDTVDTLEARVHETEHKIYPEVVLELLKK; this comes from the coding sequence ATGAGAGTAGCGGTATTTGCATCTGGAAACGGAACAAATTTTGAAGCTCTGGCAGATGATGAAGCTCTCAAGACTGCTGGGTTGGATATTGTCATCTTAGTATGTGATAAACCGAATGCTCCCGTGCTAGACAAAGCTAGACAACGAGGTATACCGGTTTTTGTTAATCAATTGAAGAATTATTCAGATCGACATGAGTATGAACAGGCAATCGTTGATAAATTATCGGCCTTAGACATCGAATATATTTTATTAGCAGGATATATGAAAGTAATTACTTCGACGCTTCTTTCAAAATATCAATCTAAAATAATTAATATTCATCCATCAATTTTGCCAAAATACTCAGGATTAGAGTCAATTGAAAGAGCATTTAATGCAGGTGAAAAAGAAACAGGAGTCACTGTTCACTACATAGATGATGGAGTAGATACGGGTCCAATCATAAGGCAAGCAACAGTGCCAATTTATGAAGACGACACTGTTGATACTTTGGAAGCAAGGGTGCATGAAACTGAGCACAAGATCTATCCAGAAGTTGTACTTGAATTATTAAAAAAATAA
- the purM gene encoding phosphoribosylformylglycinamidine cyclo-ligase, with translation MTNPYEKAGVDVNSGYEVSNFVKQNLAKQKANSANIGNFGGVYEIPEGYKHPVLISGNDGVGTKLMLSIEGKKYDTVGIDCVAMCVNDLLAQGATPQYFMDYIATGKVDGKIKEVLKGIISGCEIGQVDLVGGETAEMPGMYREKDYDLAGFAVGIVEKENILTKANVKKGDKLIGIKSSGLHSNGFSLIRKIFFKDNEFNYVTHLPEMPTENLGDVLLTPTRIYTNEIVPLLEKHLVHGIAHITGGGFYENVPRALPDNLAARIDINTWEKPDIYDVVKKYGGLKLDDMYHIFNMGIGMVLAVSEDQVEIVLDSLNQCCEQASVIGVVVDKTEDSVELKGDKL, from the coding sequence ATGACCAATCCGTATGAAAAAGCTGGGGTTGATGTTAATTCAGGATATGAAGTATCCAACTTCGTTAAGCAAAACTTAGCTAAACAAAAAGCCAACTCTGCTAATATTGGAAACTTTGGTGGAGTTTATGAGATACCTGAGGGATATAAACATCCAGTCTTAATTTCCGGAAATGATGGTGTCGGCACAAAATTAATGCTTTCAATTGAAGGTAAAAAATATGACACAGTCGGGATTGATTGTGTCGCAATGTGTGTGAATGATTTATTAGCTCAAGGTGCAACTCCACAATATTTTATGGATTACATCGCTACTGGTAAGGTCGACGGAAAGATCAAGGAAGTACTCAAGGGAATTATTTCTGGCTGTGAAATTGGACAAGTTGACCTCGTTGGTGGGGAAACCGCCGAAATGCCAGGGATGTATCGTGAGAAAGATTATGATCTTGCAGGTTTTGCAGTTGGAATTGTTGAAAAGGAAAACATTTTAACTAAAGCAAATGTTAAAAAGGGCGATAAACTTATTGGAATTAAATCAAGCGGACTTCATTCCAATGGATTTTCACTGATCCGAAAAATATTCTTCAAAGATAATGAATTTAATTATGTGACACATTTACCGGAAATGCCGACTGAAAATCTTGGAGATGTCTTATTGACTCCGACTAGAATTTATACAAATGAGATTGTTCCACTTCTTGAGAAGCATTTGGTACATGGAATTGCTCATATAACTGGTGGAGGTTTCTATGAGAATGTTCCTCGAGCGTTACCAGATAATCTAGCGGCACGGATAGATATTAATACTTGGGAAAAACCGGATATCTATGATGTTGTGAAAAAATATGGTGGCTTAAAACTTGACGATATGTATCACATTTTCAATATGGGAATTGGTATGGTCCTTGCAGTTAGTGAAGACCAAGTTGAAATTGTTTTGGATTCACTTAATCAATGTTGTGAACAGGCTAGCGTGATTGGCGTCGTGGTTGACAAAACCGAAGATTCAGTCGAATTAAAGGGAGATAAATTATGA
- the purF gene encoding amidophosphoribosyltransferase encodes MLNEVKGLNEECGVFGVWGAKNANYLTYLGLHSLQHRGQEGAGIVTNDNGKLNSYRNLGLLTQVFYKPSLLESLKGDSAIGHVRYSTAGSNKIENVQPLLFDFTDQQFALAHNGNLTNALTLKKELEQKGDIFKSSSDSEVLMHLIRHSDKPTEIERIKESLNQIKGGFAYLMLTPDSLILALDSHGFRPLSIGRLPEGGYVVASETCALDAVEAEFIRDIKPGELTIINDEGITVDAWTTDTKMAICSMEYIYFARPDSNILGINVHTARKHMGKILAREQPVDADIVVGVPNSSLSAASGYAEGIDLPYEMGLIKNQYMGREFIQPSQELREKAVRQKLAAVKGVVDGKRVVLVDDSIVRGTTCAFIVKLLKDAGATEVHLRIASPQFKYPSFYGIDIQDRKELIAAHKSNEEMRQQFGADSLEFLSQEGLIEAIGLKYDAPYSGLDLSYFNGDYPTPLYDYEKNLSEDF; translated from the coding sequence TTGCTTAATGAAGTAAAAGGATTAAATGAAGAATGTGGAGTTTTTGGAGTTTGGGGTGCTAAAAACGCTAACTATCTCACATACTTGGGTTTACATAGTTTGCAGCATCGTGGTCAAGAAGGTGCGGGAATTGTAACAAATGACAATGGCAAACTTAATTCATATCGTAACCTAGGATTATTAACGCAGGTTTTTTATAAACCATCGCTTTTGGAATCGTTAAAAGGCGATTCAGCCATTGGTCATGTGCGTTATTCCACAGCGGGTAGCAACAAGATTGAAAATGTTCAACCACTATTGTTTGATTTTACAGATCAACAATTTGCTCTAGCACATAATGGTAATTTAACCAATGCTCTGACTTTGAAAAAAGAGTTGGAACAAAAGGGAGATATTTTTAAATCTAGTTCAGATTCAGAAGTTTTGATGCACCTTATTCGTCATTCCGATAAACCAACTGAAATAGAGCGTATTAAGGAATCCCTTAATCAAATTAAGGGTGGCTTTGCCTATTTAATGTTGACGCCTGATTCATTGATTCTTGCATTAGACTCACATGGATTTAGACCCTTATCAATTGGTAGATTACCCGAAGGTGGCTATGTAGTCGCTAGTGAGACATGTGCATTGGATGCAGTGGAAGCTGAGTTTATTCGAGACATTAAACCAGGTGAATTAACAATTATCAATGACGAAGGCATTACGGTTGACGCTTGGACCACTGACACAAAGATGGCCATTTGTTCAATGGAATATATTTACTTTGCCCGTCCTGATTCTAATATCTTGGGTATCAATGTTCATACAGCTAGAAAGCATATGGGTAAAATTTTGGCTAGGGAACAACCAGTTGATGCAGACATCGTTGTTGGTGTACCAAATTCGTCACTTTCAGCTGCGAGTGGATATGCTGAAGGAATTGATTTGCCATATGAAATGGGATTAATCAAAAATCAATACATGGGTCGTGAATTTATTCAACCTAGTCAAGAGTTACGGGAAAAAGCTGTCCGTCAAAAATTGGCAGCCGTTAAAGGAGTCGTTGATGGTAAGAGAGTTGTCCTTGTTGACGATTCAATTGTTCGTGGGACAACTTGTGCATTTATCGTCAAACTCCTTAAAGATGCTGGTGCTACGGAAGTTCATTTAAGAATTGCATCACCGCAGTTCAAATATCCAAGTTTTTACGGAATCGATATTCAAGATCGTAAGGAATTGATTGCAGCACACAAAAGTAATGAGGAAATGCGTCAACAATTTGGTGCAGATTCTCTTGAATTTTTAAGCCAAGAAGGTTTAATTGAAGCCATTGGATTGAAATACGATGCTCCTTATAGTGGATTAGATCTTTCATACTTCAACGGTGATTATCCAACGCCACTATATGACTACGAAAAAAATCTTTCTGAAGACTTTTAA